A genome region from Allomeiothermus silvanus DSM 9946 includes the following:
- a CDS encoding VirB4 family type IV secretion system protein — MYTKPLHTLLPYWEIHEGVMFLEDGRYEVGVAVNPGPDLFRSNGDRSLLLTQLRGLLESVVPTGERLRIIVESRHGDAEEIATYRSGKERGRAVFRMLAEERARMQEGLARKGLRLSWRVYFTVSGGQPRTGGSNALSYLLGRAAAALGSGGKVARYTPFAPMEIRGLLEQAHALRDSLLGYLSRAGFEAWAMDDQEVFRLCYRFLNDHEAPAPYRIDPGYATEGTLRREPERDPQTLKRALGRTEIYNVARDYLHLGLDYVRMYSMYGLPSATQYGMLNNALIQERSYLIVDVQHPPQGAVLQKLENRKRQAWQLNSDTSSAPESSVANAVQDLLEALRRQEKSGEHFLRWGASLLVRGDSVEHLDAIERIMLPRLGDMMGAKWRRNGEYLAYPYSLLLPFSGRSQDILFSGLSNNVSQASVFYGPWVRPRLKRATCLSTNRYSSFTNIDLFDPKTTNWNTAVIGASGSGKTFTVQMLLSDAMAEGEMDLIIVDKKGDYTPLVTLAGGATISIAPGAGVTLNMFDLPPGATEPSEEKLTFLQRVFHILKSGSPDEEIHLKEQLWMEAVRTAYQAALERLPGEEGFRLGTVTLSDVLNTLPNLGKLSGRPIEAEEKTLARKLAIELSVWTQGAMGRFLDGKTNVVMGDNPVVYFDIAGFDAFDDPRVTALGISLIAQLIYDRLNRRPRERKKLILFDEAHAVFKIEASAALVTDLYRRARSYGAGVWTITQSIADYQGPFVKGVLDSTSIFMILRVPEQEELVVQTLGLPESMVDYLATLERRNGEWSELLYFLRGEDSRLQGDILRIAPTPLDYWAFTSSARDVARRRALEAERGLLEALGLLSGVDTAPYRPWFAEEQLVEETA, encoded by the coding sequence ATGTATACCAAACCCCTGCACACCCTGCTGCCCTACTGGGAAATCCACGAGGGCGTGATGTTTCTGGAAGACGGGCGCTACGAGGTGGGGGTGGCGGTGAACCCCGGCCCCGACCTGTTCCGCTCCAACGGCGACCGAAGCCTTCTCCTGACTCAGCTCCGGGGCCTCTTGGAGAGCGTGGTGCCCACCGGAGAGCGGCTGCGCATCATCGTGGAGTCGCGCCACGGCGACGCTGAGGAGATCGCCACCTACCGCTCGGGCAAGGAGCGGGGGCGGGCGGTGTTTCGGATGCTGGCCGAGGAGCGGGCCCGGATGCAGGAGGGCCTGGCCCGCAAGGGGCTGCGCCTGAGCTGGCGGGTGTACTTCACGGTGAGCGGGGGCCAGCCCCGCACCGGCGGGAGCAACGCCCTGAGCTACCTGTTGGGCCGGGCGGCGGCGGCGCTGGGCTCGGGGGGCAAGGTGGCCCGCTACACCCCCTTCGCCCCCATGGAGATCCGGGGGCTGCTGGAGCAGGCCCACGCCCTGCGGGACAGCCTGCTGGGGTATCTCTCCCGGGCCGGCTTCGAGGCCTGGGCCATGGACGATCAGGAAGTCTTCCGGCTGTGCTACCGCTTTTTGAACGACCACGAGGCCCCGGCCCCCTACCGGATCGACCCCGGCTACGCCACCGAGGGGACCTTGCGGCGCGAGCCGGAACGCGACCCGCAGACCCTCAAGCGGGCCCTGGGCCGAACGGAGATCTACAACGTGGCCCGGGACTACCTGCACCTGGGGCTGGACTACGTGCGGATGTACTCCATGTACGGCCTGCCCAGCGCCACCCAGTACGGGATGCTCAACAACGCCCTGATCCAGGAGCGCAGCTACCTGATCGTGGACGTGCAGCACCCCCCGCAGGGGGCGGTGCTGCAAAAGCTGGAAAACCGCAAGCGCCAGGCCTGGCAGCTCAACAGCGACACCTCCAGCGCCCCCGAGTCCAGCGTGGCCAACGCCGTGCAGGATTTGCTGGAGGCCCTGAGGCGGCAGGAGAAGAGCGGGGAGCACTTCCTGCGCTGGGGGGCCAGCCTGCTGGTGCGCGGGGACAGCGTGGAGCACCTCGACGCCATCGAGCGGATCATGCTGCCCCGGCTGGGGGACATGATGGGGGCCAAGTGGCGGCGCAACGGGGAGTACCTGGCCTACCCCTATAGCCTGCTGCTGCCCTTCTCCGGGCGCAGCCAGGACATCCTCTTCAGCGGGCTTTCCAACAACGTCAGCCAGGCCTCGGTGTTCTACGGCCCCTGGGTGCGGCCCCGCCTCAAGCGGGCCACCTGCCTGAGCACCAACCGCTACAGCAGCTTCACCAACATCGACCTCTTCGATCCCAAGACCACCAACTGGAACACCGCCGTGATCGGGGCCTCCGGCTCGGGCAAGACCTTCACGGTGCAGATGCTGCTCTCCGACGCGATGGCCGAAGGGGAGATGGACCTCATCATCGTGGACAAGAAGGGGGACTACACCCCGCTGGTGACCCTGGCCGGAGGGGCTACCATCTCCATCGCCCCGGGGGCCGGGGTGACCCTCAACATGTTCGACCTGCCCCCCGGGGCCACCGAGCCCTCGGAGGAAAAGCTGACCTTCTTGCAACGGGTGTTCCACATCCTCAAAAGCGGCAGCCCCGACGAGGAGATCCACCTCAAGGAGCAGCTGTGGATGGAGGCGGTGCGCACCGCCTACCAGGCGGCTTTGGAGCGGCTTCCCGGCGAGGAGGGCTTCCGCCTGGGGACGGTCACCCTTTCCGACGTGCTCAACACCCTGCCCAACCTGGGCAAGCTCTCCGGGCGGCCCATCGAGGCCGAGGAGAAGACCCTGGCCCGCAAGCTGGCCATCGAGCTTTCGGTGTGGACCCAGGGGGCCATGGGGCGCTTTCTGGACGGGAAGACCAACGTGGTCATGGGGGACAACCCGGTGGTCTATTTCGACATCGCCGGTTTCGACGCTTTCGACGACCCCCGGGTCACCGCGCTGGGGATCAGCCTGATCGCCCAGCTCATCTACGACCGGCTGAACCGTCGTCCCCGCGAGCGCAAGAAGCTGATCCTCTTCGACGAGGCCCACGCGGTCTTCAAGATCGAGGCCTCGGCGGCGCTGGTCACCGACCTCTACCGCCGGGCCCGCTCCTACGGGGCGGGGGTGTGGACCATCACCCAGAGCATCGCCGACTACCAGGGGCCCTTCGTGAAGGGGGTGCTGGACTCGACCAGCATCTTTATGATCCTGCGGGTGCCCGAGCAGGAGGAGCTGGTGGTGCAGACCCTGGGCCTGCCGGAGAGTATGGTGGACTACCTGGCCACCCTGGAACGGCGCAACGGGGAGTGGAGCGAACTGCTGTACTTCTTGCGCGGGGAGGACAGCCGCTTGCAGGGCGACATCCTGCGCATCGCCCCCACCCCGCTGGACTACTGGGCCTTCACCTCCAGCGCCCGCGACGTGGCCCGGCGGCGAGCGCTGGAGGCCGAACGGGGGCTGCTGGAAGCCCTGGGCCTGCTCTCCGGGGTGGATACCGCTCCCTACCGACCCTGGTTTGCCGAGGAACAACTGGTGGAGGAAACGGCATGA